The sequence below is a genomic window from Leishmania braziliensis MHOM/BR/75/M2904 complete genome, chromosome 4.
GTTCATTGCTGGAGGTCAAAGAGGCTTGTGGTCTTGATAAAGATGAGGCAGACAGGCGCCTTCAGGTTTTTGGCAAGAACGCATTTCCTGTGGAACCCTCAACACCTTTGTGGAAGCTAGTCGTTGGTCAGTTTGAGGACACGCTTGTGCGCATCCTACTCCTTGCCGCGTTTGTAAGCTTTTGTATGGCCGTTCTGGAAGATAACAGGGTAGACTTTGTGGAGCCATTTATTATTTTGCTGATTTTGACGCTGAATGCAATAGTCGGTATTTGGCAAGAAGATCGAGCTGAGAAGGCTATTGAATCCTTGAAAGAACTTGCTCCTGATacagctgctgttgttcgTGACGGAGTGACACAGACCATCCTGGCAGAAAACCTTGTTCCCGGGGATATTGTTGAGGTCGCCGTTGGAGATCGTGTTGCAGCTGATATTCGGCTATTAACGCTGGAAAGCACAGCACTGCGCGTGGATCAGTCCATTTTAAACGGCGAGTCGGTGGAAGCCGTGAAGCAGGTGAAGTCAGTTTGTAGCAAGTGGGATCGGTTTCCCTCGAGCATGGTGTACCGCGGCACTGCTGTTGTGTATGGTAAGTCCCGCGGTGTGGTCGTACGCACCGGCACATCCACTGAAATGGGCTGCATCGAGTGTAGTGTGCGCGAgcaggaggaaagaaagactCCGCAGCAGTGTAACAGGGATGAATTTGGCTCTGATCTGCTCAAGGACGAGAGGACACATTCGCCTTATTGGTGCACGGTGAATATAATACGGCAGTTCAAGACCTCACTCGCAGAGCACGTGAGGAGTCGTGGTGCGAGATGATACATTCAACATACCGGCATTCGCGAAGTTGTCGGTGGCTTTGGTATGTCGGGTCCATATCGGGAGGCCAGCCCGGCAATGCTGTCACAGGTGTCGCGCGATTGTATGTCAGCAAGAAAGGCGGCACACAATGATTTCTGCGCTATCTGCGGAGAGAGCAAACTCTNNNNNNNNNNNNNNNNNNNNNNNNNNNNNNNNNNNNNNNNNNNNNNNNNNNNNNNNNNNNNNNNNNNNNNNNNNNNNNNNNNNNNNNNNNNNNNNNNNNNTACGACCTGTCGCTTACGTTATTTTCTTGTTCGAAAAATTGAGTGTGGTGGCTGTAACGAGCATGatcctcctctccgtcttcTACATTATGATCCCTGACGTGCTGTCGGAGGGCCACGACATCCGACGCATTAGGCACTAACCCTCCCCTTCGTGATGCATACCTCATGTTGTAAACTCGGAGACTCATCATGGTTGGCCAGGTCGTTGCACCCGCCAAGGACCGCTCTCCGACCCAGACCAACCGACGATCAGCAGCTTCATCTCCGCAGGTCTTGTAGGCAATCACGAATGTCTTTCTCATCGCAAATTAGTGAGGTGAGAGGAGCGTCGTAGAGCGCCTGGGGAGAAACCTGTTTTTTTGCTAAAGCAAGAACGCGTTGGCAAAGGTCTCCAGCAGGTCGGCCACTGAGGAAAGCAAAGCTGAGTATGCGAACGCGTCGGACCACATCAAGAAGGAGCAGCTTCGAGCTCGTAGAATGTGGCAAGCTAAATTCCAGCGACTGCGCAGAGCAGGAATTTGAACCGTTGGTGACGCAAACGTGCCTGTGCAGAATGTTTGAGGCGAAGAAAGAGGCCATCTTTCGCAATATTTCCATCGCCGTCTACGGCGTCACCATGACGGCTGGCGTCATTGCGCTGACGGTGCTCAACATCACGGGCTCGACCTACGAGCTGCTCTACGGCTGCATCGGCATCTCCCTTATCCTGTGCGTGACCGGCTTCCTTTGCATCCCCATGACGATCATGAAGGCCAACTTCTTCGGGTGGTTCCAGCAGGTGTCATACATCCTCATCTCAGGCGGGACGGACAACTTCTACA
It includes:
- a CDS encoding calcium-translocating P-type ATPase yields the protein MAKLLLPDNPASMDGGLICSLLEVKEACGLDKDEADRRLQVFGKNAFPVEPSTPLWKLVVGQFEDTLVRILLLAAFVSFCMAVLEDNRVDFVEPFIILLILTLNAIVGIWQEDRAEKAIESLKELAPDTAAVVRDGVTQTILAENLVPGDIVEVAVGDRVAADIRLLTLESTALRVDQSILNGESVEAVKQVKSVCSKWDRFPSSMVYRGTAVVYGKSRGVVVRTGTSTEMGCIECSVREQEERKTPQQCNRDEFGSDLLKDERTHSPYWCTVNIIRQFKTSLAEHVRSRGAR